The following are encoded in a window of Mycobacterium decipiens genomic DNA:
- a CDS encoding chorismate mutase, with the protein MCTLSRLVVLMGVLLSPVAPLIPPQVQADSSSQLIELVDAAAERLEVADPVAAFKWSMHSAIEDPARVEQQLTKLRDDATSEDIDPEYVTRVFRDQISATEAIQYSRFADWKLNPPSAPAEPPDLSVSRSAIDALNHKILSQIGLNWNLLAAPSCAAQLDRARRDTIGVRHFDGLYQRALTRATQSYCQVPLPA; encoded by the coding sequence ATCTGCACTCTCAGCCGCCTCGTCGTTTTGATGGGCGTCCTCCTGTCGCCGGTTGCCCCACTGATCCCACCGCAGGTGCAAGCCGACAGTTCCAGCCAGCTAATCGAGTTGGTCGACGCCGCCGCAGAGCGGTTGGAGGTCGCCGACCCGGTGGCCGCCTTCAAGTGGAGCATGCATTCCGCAATCGAGGACCCTGCTCGCGTCGAGCAACAACTCACCAAGTTGCGCGACGATGCCACCAGCGAGGACATCGACCCGGAATACGTAACCCGCGTCTTCCGGGACCAGATCAGCGCCACCGAGGCCATCCAATACAGCCGATTCGCGGATTGGAAGCTCAACCCGCCCAGTGCGCCCGCCGAGCCGCCGGATCTGTCGGTGTCGCGGTCGGCGATCGATGCCCTGAATCATAAGATTCTGTCTCAGATTGGGCTTAACTGGAATTTGCTGGCGGCTCCCTCTTGTGCGGCCCAACTCGACCGCGCCCGACGCGACACGATCGGGGTCCGTCACTTCGACGGCCTCTATCAACG